A genome region from Methanococcoides burtonii DSM 6242 includes the following:
- a CDS encoding DUF1894 domain-containing protein: protein MACINDIPYEILLKGATPQECEDFIKKECDEVYHVKGGYKLHGIMLRGGDSIPIGIKGDDLIFQFIKPCSGLYILRYSDAKEDIEQLRNSQK, encoded by the coding sequence ATGGCCTGTATAAACGATATTCCCTATGAGATCCTCCTCAAAGGAGCCACACCCCAGGAATGCGAAGACTTCATCAAGAAAGAATGTGATGAGGTCTACCACGTCAAAGGCGGCTACAAATTACATGGGATCATGCTCCGTGGAGGAGACTCCATACCCATCGGAATAAAAGGAGACGACCTGATATTCCAGTTCATAAAACCATGTAGTGGCCTATACATTCTCAGATATTCTGACGCAAAGGAAGATATCGAACAGCTACGCAATAGCCAGAAATGA
- the purM gene encoding phosphoribosylformylglycinamidine cyclo-ligase, translating into MNEKHLTYADSGVDIEKEESTIKALTNGMTYKREGIGAPLTSIGHYAGLIDFGEYALAMATDGVGSKVLIANEMKRWNTVGIDCIAMNVNDLLAIGAEPISFVDYLALEKHSDDFASQIGEGLVKGAEISRMSIVGGETATLPEIVNGFDLAGTCLGMVKKEEVITGEKVRLGDVLVGIPSNGVHSNGYTLVRDIIKESGHSYHEDFSYNTETTIGDELLIPTRIYMEVLDVIKECDVHGLAHITGSGLLKLKRVTGLGFDFTDPIEPGNIFKFLQEEGNVDDLEMYRTFNMGMGFLIILPEADAEKAAEMTGGKIVGKIVESGIRVRDLEIV; encoded by the coding sequence ATGAACGAGAAACATCTTACATATGCAGATTCTGGTGTCGACATCGAGAAAGAGGAATCGACCATCAAGGCACTTACAAATGGAATGACATACAAACGCGAAGGTATCGGTGCCCCTCTTACAAGCATCGGTCACTACGCAGGACTTATCGATTTCGGCGAATATGCACTTGCAATGGCAACCGATGGTGTCGGTTCAAAAGTGCTTATAGCAAATGAGATGAAGCGCTGGAACACTGTAGGCATCGATTGTATCGCAATGAACGTCAACGACCTTCTTGCCATCGGTGCAGAACCCATCAGTTTTGTCGATTATCTTGCTCTTGAGAAACACTCTGATGACTTTGCAAGCCAGATAGGAGAAGGACTTGTCAAAGGTGCAGAGATCTCAAGAATGAGCATCGTAGGTGGTGAAACTGCAACCCTGCCAGAGATCGTGAACGGGTTCGATCTTGCAGGTACATGCCTTGGAATGGTCAAGAAAGAAGAAGTGATCACCGGAGAGAAAGTTAGGCTTGGAGATGTACTTGTGGGAATACCCAGCAATGGAGTTCACAGTAACGGTTACACCCTTGTGAGAGATATAATCAAGGAATCAGGACATTCATACCATGAAGATTTCTCTTACAATACAGAGACCACAATAGGAGACGAACTTCTTATCCCGACCCGCATTTATATGGAAGTCCTTGATGTGATAAAGGAATGTGATGTTCACGGACTCGCACACATCACAGGGAGCGGACTGCTGAAACTTAAAAGGGTTACAGGCCTTGGTTTTGACTTCACTGACCCGATCGAGCCAGGAAACATATTTAAGTTCCTACAGGAAGAAGGTAATGTGGATGATCTTGAGATGTACCGCACATTCAATATGGGAATGGGATTCCTCATCATCTTACCTGAAGCAGATGCTGAAAAGGCTGCAGAGATGACAGGTGGAAAGATAGTCGGAAAGATAGTTGAAAGCGGCATTCGTGTACGCGATCTTGAGATAGTGTAA
- a CDS encoding aspartate kinase has protein sequence MRYVMKFGGTSIADGKKIRHVAQLLIGYKEGGDQVVAITSALGGVTDGILTNAAEASQKGKVSQVKEFMAELAKKHYDAISDAIDNERIADEVIETIDIRIDELEKALIGICYLGELTPRSIDYISSYGERLAVPIISGSIRSMGIDSKPFTGGEAGINTTENYGNARPLKKSYAQIKEVVGPLVENSIPVVTGFIAEDKNGIITTLGRGGSDFTASLIGAAIQADEIWLWKEVHGIMTTDPKIVPEASTISQISYIEAMELSYFGAKVLHPRAIEPAIIHGIPVRVKNTFDTQFPGTLIVADQNCSEEVAKAVTLIRNVAAINICGAGMVGAIGTAAKIFTTLANAGVNIIMISQSSSEANMSLVIEQSHLKRAIKSLEHAFNEGVVGEVAYDEDVCVVAVVGAGMDGSPGVAGKIFGALGKEKINVIMISQGSSQHNISFVVKEEDAEEAVKVLHREFGLGKKNGCN, from the coding sequence ATGAGATATGTAATGAAATTCGGCGGAACATCCATTGCAGATGGAAAGAAGATACGCCATGTTGCACAACTACTGATAGGCTATAAAGAAGGAGGCGATCAGGTTGTAGCTATTACTTCAGCCCTTGGTGGTGTTACTGATGGGATTCTTACAAACGCAGCGGAAGCATCACAAAAAGGCAAGGTCTCGCAGGTAAAAGAGTTCATGGCAGAGCTTGCAAAAAAGCACTATGATGCGATAAGTGATGCAATCGATAATGAAAGGATCGCCGATGAGGTCATTGAGACCATCGACATCCGCATCGATGAACTTGAAAAGGCCCTTATAGGTATCTGCTATCTTGGAGAGCTTACCCCGCGTTCCATAGATTATATCTCATCTTATGGAGAACGACTTGCAGTCCCCATAATCAGTGGTTCGATACGTTCCATGGGAATCGATTCTAAACCATTTACGGGTGGAGAGGCAGGTATCAACACTACAGAGAACTACGGAAACGCCAGACCTCTGAAAAAAAGCTATGCGCAGATAAAAGAAGTTGTTGGACCTCTTGTGGAAAATTCAATTCCGGTAGTCACAGGATTCATTGCAGAAGACAAGAATGGCATTATAACCACTCTCGGACGCGGAGGTTCCGATTTCACTGCATCCCTGATCGGTGCTGCGATCCAGGCAGATGAGATATGGTTGTGGAAAGAGGTTCACGGTATCATGACCACTGACCCGAAAATAGTACCAGAAGCATCTACGATATCACAGATATCATACATCGAAGCAATGGAACTATCATATTTCGGTGCTAAGGTGTTGCATCCAAGAGCCATAGAACCTGCCATCATCCATGGAATACCTGTACGTGTGAAGAACACGTTTGACACACAGTTCCCCGGAACCCTCATCGTTGCAGACCAGAATTGCAGTGAAGAGGTAGCAAAAGCAGTGACATTAATAAGAAATGTGGCAGCCATCAACATTTGCGGTGCAGGTATGGTAGGTGCCATCGGAACTGCTGCAAAAATATTTACCACTCTTGCGAACGCTGGAGTTAATATCATAATGATCAGCCAGAGCTCATCTGAAGCGAACATGTCACTGGTCATAGAACAATCCCATCTTAAAAGGGCCATCAAATCCCTGGAGCATGCATTCAATGAAGGTGTTGTCGGAGAGGTCGCATACGATGAAGATGTTTGTGTGGTCGCTGTGGTGGGTGCTGGAATGGATGGCAGCCCGGGTGTTGCAGGGAAGATATTTGGTGCTCTCGGGAAAGAAAAGATCAATGTAATAATGATAAGCCAGGGTTCGTCCCAGCATAACATTTCATTCGTAGTAAAGGAAGAAGATGCAGAAGAAGCAGTGAAAGTCCTGCATCGTGAGTTCGGTCTCGGAAAAAAGAACGGATGCAACTAA
- a CDS encoding cofactor-independent phosphoglycerate mutase — MKYIILIGDGMADHPLEELGGMTALQKANTPNMDQMTKNGLAGLAINVPEGYSPGSDVANMSVMGYDPALYYSGRAPLEAASMGIPLEVNDVAFRCNLITIRDGLITDHSAGHITSEEARELIEAVDAELGSEGLKFYPGISYRHLLVASNGLGANADCTPPHDVIDGEINDHMPRGDGSDVLGKLIEGSIPILEGHPINEKRISEGKNPGNSVWFWGQGYAPSFRTFEDLYGLTGSVISAVDLIMGLGIYAGLDVIEVPGATGYLDTNYVGKAEFAMASLKDKDFVVVHVEAPDEAGHMGDIEAKLQAIEDFDEKVVGTVLRAARESDEDYTIVVLPDHPTPIALRTHTSEPVPFVMYSTLEDEVDDVETFDEDAMKKGSLGIVRGCDLVQLMMERAKQA, encoded by the coding sequence TTGAAATATATTATTCTCATTGGTGATGGAATGGCCGATCATCCGCTGGAAGAGTTGGGTGGCATGACCGCCCTCCAGAAAGCTAACACTCCGAACATGGACCAGATGACAAAGAACGGTCTTGCAGGTCTTGCGATAAATGTTCCTGAGGGCTATTCTCCGGGAAGCGATGTTGCTAACATGTCTGTTATGGGGTATGACCCTGCTTTGTATTATTCGGGACGTGCCCCCCTTGAAGCTGCAAGCATGGGTATCCCATTGGAAGTGAACGATGTGGCTTTCAGGTGTAATCTTATCACCATTAGGGATGGCCTTATTACAGACCACAGTGCCGGTCATATTACGAGTGAGGAAGCAAGGGAACTTATAGAAGCGGTGGATGCTGAGCTTGGAAGTGAGGGCTTGAAATTCTATCCGGGTATCAGCTATCGTCACCTTCTTGTTGCATCCAATGGTCTTGGGGCAAATGCAGATTGTACTCCTCCTCATGATGTTATTGATGGGGAGATAAATGACCATATGCCCAGGGGGGATGGCAGTGATGTACTTGGAAAGCTTATCGAAGGTTCCATCCCGATACTGGAGGGGCATCCAATAAACGAGAAGAGGATCTCAGAGGGCAAGAATCCTGGGAATTCGGTGTGGTTCTGGGGGCAGGGGTATGCACCGAGCTTCCGTACGTTCGAAGATCTTTATGGACTTACCGGGTCGGTAATCTCAGCAGTGGACCTTATAATGGGACTCGGGATATATGCGGGTCTTGATGTTATCGAAGTTCCCGGAGCTACCGGATATCTTGATACCAACTATGTGGGTAAAGCGGAATTTGCCATGGCATCTCTAAAGGATAAGGATTTTGTAGTTGTCCATGTTGAAGCTCCGGATGAGGCCGGCCATATGGGTGATATTGAAGCTAAGTTGCAGGCGATCGAAGATTTCGATGAGAAGGTTGTGGGTACGGTCCTTCGTGCTGCAAGGGAAAGTGATGAAGATTACACTATAGTTGTTCTTCCTGACCATCCGACCCCTATAGCTCTCAGGACACATACTTCGGAACCAGTTCCTTTCGTGATGTATTCCACACTTGAGGATGAGGTTGATGATGTGGAGACTTTCGATGAGGATGCTATGAAAAAAGGATCTCTTGGAATTGTGCGGGGGTGTGACCTCGTTCAACTCATGATGGAACGGGCAAAACAGGCTTAA
- a CDS encoding Hsp20/alpha crystallin family protein, translating into MKFGLVRRGSSDVSRWDPFDEIRQTQEHLNQLLREVSPFGGLFEGKSRAPLMDIKEEDNNVIVTTDLPGIDKEDVEISVNNNILEIHAEFKKESESEKEGYVQKERTYSSFSRSAVLPSVVSDEGVKAKLEAGVLTITLPKTKAEEKTKIKIE; encoded by the coding sequence ATGAAATTTGGATTAGTACGTAGGGGTTCCTCTGATGTTTCACGCTGGGATCCGTTTGATGAGATCAGGCAGACTCAGGAACACCTCAATCAGTTATTAAGGGAAGTCTCTCCTTTCGGGGGATTGTTCGAAGGTAAATCAAGGGCACCTTTGATGGACATCAAGGAAGAGGATAATAACGTTATCGTTACGACTGATCTTCCTGGAATTGATAAAGAGGATGTTGAGATCAGTGTGAATAATAATATTCTTGAGATCCATGCAGAGTTCAAGAAGGAAAGTGAGTCTGAAAAGGAAGGTTACGTACAAAAAGAGCGCACCTATAGTAGCTTCTCAAGATCTGCTGTTCTTCCCTCCGTGGTTTCGGATGAAGGTGTAAAAGCAAAGTTGGAAGCCGGTGTATTGACCATAACGCTTCCAAAGACAAAAGCTGAAGAAAAAACAAAGATCAAGATCGAGTGA
- a CDS encoding coenzyme F420-0:L-glutamate ligase: protein MKMELFTVDDLPLIKEGDNIAAMICERTQPESHDVIVIASTIVAKSEAATILKDAIIPSERAVAMAKKCGTDPALVQVVLDNSVEQIVEFPVLLVENLNGHVSINAGIDDSNVDDRYFLHMPHDPDGSAKSIGLHIAELCGKDVSVIITDTNGRAFKIGQTGVAVGVYGVHPIKDWRGEKDLFGKVLEITEEAVADEIASAANLLMGEAAGSTPVVIVRGLNLYSSDDVSVKEMYRREGEDIIRKGLKCLRHS, encoded by the coding sequence TTGAAGATGGAACTTTTTACTGTGGATGATCTGCCACTAATCAAAGAAGGCGACAATATTGCGGCTATGATATGTGAACGAACACAACCTGAGTCGCATGATGTGATCGTTATTGCATCGACCATTGTTGCGAAATCAGAGGCTGCAACTATTCTTAAGGATGCGATAATCCCCTCCGAACGTGCTGTTGCAATGGCGAAGAAGTGTGGTACCGATCCTGCGCTTGTACAGGTGGTACTTGACAACAGTGTCGAACAGATCGTTGAATTCCCGGTTCTGCTTGTTGAGAACCTTAACGGTCATGTAAGTATAAACGCTGGTATTGATGATTCCAATGTGGATGATAGGTATTTTCTGCATATGCCGCATGATCCGGATGGGTCCGCGAAGTCCATTGGACTGCATATCGCTGAGCTATGCGGGAAGGATGTCAGCGTCATCATTACTGATACGAATGGTCGGGCCTTTAAGATCGGGCAGACTGGTGTTGCGGTAGGTGTCTATGGTGTCCACCCTATCAAGGACTGGCGGGGCGAGAAAGACCTTTTCGGGAAAGTGCTTGAGATAACCGAGGAAGCGGTGGCTGATGAAATTGCATCGGCAGCCAACCTGTTGATGGGTGAGGCAGCAGGGTCAACTCCTGTGGTAATTGTACGGGGGCTTAACCTTTACAGTAGTGATGATGTGTCTGTAAAAGAAATGTATCGCCGGGAAGGCGAGGATATTATTAGAAAAGGATTGAAGTGTCTTCGTCATTCCTGA
- a CDS encoding deoxycytidylate deaminase, whose protein sequence is MTERPSIDEYFLEIASVVSKRSTCLRNKVGAVIVRNKRILSTGYNGAPSNMEHCLEIGCIRQQNNIASGTRHEKCRAVHAEQNAIIQAALHGVSIGGATVYCTHQPCILCAKMIINSNITKVVYSTSYPDTDTKEFFDAAGVEMVYIPPQE, encoded by the coding sequence ATGACTGAAAGACCTTCCATAGATGAATATTTCCTGGAGATAGCATCAGTTGTCTCAAAACGTTCCACCTGCCTTAGGAACAAGGTCGGTGCCGTCATCGTAAGGAACAAGAGAATTCTTTCGACCGGCTACAACGGCGCACCAAGCAATATGGAACATTGTCTTGAGATCGGCTGCATAAGACAGCAGAACAATATCGCATCAGGAACCCGCCATGAGAAATGCAGGGCAGTACATGCAGAACAGAACGCCATCATACAGGCAGCCCTTCACGGAGTCAGCATAGGTGGTGCAACAGTTTACTGTACCCACCAGCCATGCATCCTTTGTGCAAAGATGATAATCAATTCCAACATCACCAAGGTGGTATACAGTACTTCATACCCTGACACCGACACCAAGGAATTCTTCGACGCAGCAGGCGTTGAAATGGTGTACATTCCACCTCAGGAATGA
- a CDS encoding protein translocase subunit SecF, translated as MAAILTEYLDSFVRSCDDKKLIAIPLAVLVLSLLVSGFVFATTGAPVKLGMEFEGGTMIAFETQESAEALELAYSTHSLVDVRKTGDRAILQFGPMDSESQSELEKAITSKYSSVEIKQIGALYGKELQTQALIALCLSFIGMALVVFLIFRTAVPSLAVVLSAFSDIAIAIGFMNLVGIELSLGTVAALLMLIGYSVDSDILLTTRVLKRRGSPDENIGRAMHTGITMTTTTLAALVVMYVVSTFSYLVTSSVSQINLLSDIAIVLIFGLAADLMNTWLLNTGILRWHVRRSTPRRRRA; from the coding sequence ATGGCAGCCATTTTAACAGAGTATCTTGACTCTTTTGTACGGAGTTGCGATGATAAGAAATTGATCGCGATCCCACTTGCAGTGTTGGTGCTTTCCCTTTTAGTTTCGGGATTCGTATTTGCAACGACCGGAGCACCGGTGAAGCTTGGGATGGAATTTGAAGGCGGAACGATGATCGCTTTTGAGACGCAGGAATCTGCAGAAGCCCTTGAGCTTGCATATTCAACTCATTCCCTTGTCGATGTCCGTAAGACCGGAGACCGTGCTATTCTACAGTTCGGCCCGATGGATAGTGAATCTCAGTCTGAGCTTGAAAAGGCAATAACTTCCAAGTATAGCAGTGTGGAGATAAAACAGATAGGTGCATTGTACGGTAAGGAATTGCAGACACAGGCATTGATAGCTCTTTGTCTTTCGTTCATAGGTATGGCCCTTGTTGTGTTCCTTATTTTCAGAACGGCGGTACCATCACTTGCTGTGGTGCTCTCCGCATTCTCAGATATTGCCATAGCTATTGGTTTTATGAACCTTGTGGGGATCGAGCTGTCCCTTGGAACTGTTGCAGCACTGTTGATGCTGATCGGTTATTCGGTAGACAGTGATATATTGTTGACCACCCGTGTCCTTAAGAGAAGGGGCAGTCCTGATGAGAACATCGGGCGTGCGATGCACACCGGTATCACCATGACGACTACCACGCTTGCTGCGTTGGTCGTGATGTATGTTGTTTCCACTTTCTCTTATCTGGTGACCTCTTCTGTTTCACAGATAAATCTACTTTCCGATATTGCGATAGTCCTTATATTTGGACTGGCTGCTGATCTGATGAATACATGGCTACTTAATACTGGTATCCTGAGGTGGCATGTTCGCCGCAGTACTCCAAGGAGGCGAAGGGCATGA
- a CDS encoding preprotein translocase subunit SecD: MREEEVPKGLKNDMRVWLLIAAVVLSVVMIGPGYSAEEGLNTDLNYGLDLEGGSWIQIKLQGAVTQLDADISMLVTEIVESAIDAPIHIISVTGNTGEGYSNAGNTVTFTTSAYVSDLQIDLLGLGESDISYSDDISNIVLFTDKQTLIMQYLSKALNTEVVPLFIGDDVEYEIRTGVSLEELQALMVPVGGNVLTGSDGDAIFREGVRTETRDMTRDILSEKLNSLGLKDIPVRTVGDEYILIDFAGTDLTTAKDIVEKPGKFEIRMQTTGNESVHVLYGDSIEKVGIVTQMDGYWNTPFTLDEDGAFALQKIAIESGAINDPNSHLLYMYLDDREVYGAPLSYSAASTLNEHPIYSWQASTGADEDGKTQAEQLQIHLRAGALPVNVVLMGSGQVDAALGAQFKRQVALAGLFALLAVAAVVFRRYHQKEILLPMVGTSICEVIMILGFAGAVNWQLDLAAIAGIIAAIGTGIDHLVIITDEVLYEGKLPSTKVYMERITKAFAIIFAAAATTMIAMSPLVIMGFGALRGFAITTIVGVLIGVLIARPVYGKVIKVVLDKAE, translated from the coding sequence ATGAGAGAAGAGGAAGTTCCAAAAGGATTGAAGAATGATATGCGTGTCTGGTTACTGATCGCAGCTGTAGTTCTCTCCGTTGTGATGATAGGTCCTGGTTATTCTGCTGAAGAGGGTCTGAACACCGATCTTAATTATGGTCTTGATCTTGAAGGTGGTTCCTGGATACAGATCAAGTTGCAGGGTGCTGTTACTCAACTGGATGCCGACATCTCAATGCTGGTGACGGAAATTGTGGAGTCTGCGATCGATGCCCCTATTCATATCATAAGTGTTACGGGGAATACCGGTGAGGGTTATTCCAATGCTGGTAATACTGTCACGTTCACGACCAGTGCATATGTCTCTGACCTTCAGATAGATCTTTTAGGTCTCGGGGAGTCCGACATCTCATACTCTGATGATATAAGTAATATTGTGCTTTTCACGGACAAACAAACCCTTATCATGCAATACCTTTCCAAAGCTCTCAATACTGAGGTCGTTCCTCTTTTTATTGGGGATGATGTTGAGTACGAGATACGTACCGGTGTCTCTCTGGAAGAATTGCAGGCATTGATGGTTCCGGTTGGAGGCAATGTTCTTACGGGAAGTGACGGGGATGCGATATTCAGGGAAGGGGTCAGGACCGAGACACGGGACATGACCCGTGATATCCTTAGTGAAAAACTGAACTCACTTGGTCTTAAGGATATACCTGTGCGTACTGTTGGTGATGAGTATATACTGATCGATTTCGCAGGTACTGATCTCACTACTGCAAAGGACATAGTCGAGAAACCAGGTAAGTTCGAGATACGCATGCAAACCACTGGAAATGAAAGTGTGCATGTGCTCTATGGTGATTCTATCGAAAAAGTGGGTATCGTTACCCAGATGGATGGTTACTGGAACACTCCTTTCACTCTTGATGAAGATGGTGCTTTTGCTTTGCAAAAGATCGCGATCGAGTCAGGTGCTATCAATGATCCGAATTCACATCTGCTCTACATGTATCTGGATGACAGGGAGGTATATGGTGCACCATTGAGCTATTCCGCGGCTTCAACACTGAACGAACATCCTATTTATTCATGGCAGGCTTCTACAGGTGCCGATGAGGATGGTAAAACACAGGCTGAACAGCTTCAGATACATTTACGTGCAGGTGCGTTGCCTGTGAACGTTGTGCTTATGGGCTCCGGTCAGGTTGATGCTGCATTGGGTGCCCAGTTCAAGAGGCAGGTGGCTTTAGCAGGACTTTTCGCATTGTTAGCAGTGGCTGCAGTGGTGTTCAGGCGATACCATCAAAAGGAGATCCTGTTGCCGATGGTAGGTACTTCGATCTGTGAGGTCATAATGATACTCGGATTTGCTGGTGCTGTTAACTGGCAGCTCGACCTTGCGGCGATAGCTGGTATTATTGCGGCTATAGGTACAGGTATCGACCATCTTGTGATAATCACTGATGAAGTTCTGTATGAAGGCAAGCTTCCATCCACCAAGGTCTATATGGAAAGGATCACTAAGGCATTTGCTATTATATTTGCAGCTGCAGCAACGACTATGATCGCGATGTCACCTCTGGTGATCATGGGATTCGGTGCTCTCAGGGGATTTGCCATCACCACAATAGTTGGTGTGCTTATCGGTGTGCTTATTGCAAGACCTGTATATGGTAAAGTGATCAAAGTGGTCCTTGACAAAGCAGAATGA
- a CDS encoding AAA family ATPase — MNDLWTVKYRPQKLEDIVGNGESVNSLVHLVGSGNLPHLVFHGPVNSGKSSTAFALAYELYGEYYENNFTYFNASDFFDQGKRYLVRDKRFVHIIGTDDPKKIYSSVISIFKEVINEFAGMGSLDADYKIIFIDNVESLETGAQHALRRIMEKYTRTCRFILSTTQPSKLIAPLRSRGLELFFTYVPDDALRSFVISVAEKEAISISDDGYDALLYYAGGNVSKALLTLQFAVMNHPGKTITGEILYEEALGDVSKNVTELHNAAIEHDVLKARKLIDTLLIEEGFTGDEVLQQLHSVVVESGRVEGEVAKAICRIADTDAMVIDSANPRIHLEKLVTELY, encoded by the coding sequence ATGAATGATCTATGGACTGTAAAATACCGGCCTCAGAAGCTTGAGGATATTGTGGGGAACGGGGAGTCTGTGAATTCTCTTGTCCATCTTGTGGGGTCGGGCAACCTCCCTCATCTTGTTTTTCACGGACCGGTGAATTCCGGAAAGTCTTCCACAGCGTTTGCTCTGGCATACGAGCTTTATGGGGAATATTATGAGAACAATTTCACTTACTTCAATGCTTCTGATTTCTTTGATCAGGGGAAACGCTATCTTGTGAGGGATAAGCGTTTTGTTCACATTATCGGTACCGATGATCCCAAAAAGATATATTCCAGTGTTATTTCCATATTCAAGGAAGTCATTAATGAATTTGCAGGCATGGGGTCATTGGATGCAGATTATAAGATAATATTCATCGACAACGTTGAATCTCTGGAAACCGGTGCTCAACATGCTTTAAGGCGGATAATGGAAAAATATACCCGGACATGCAGGTTCATATTATCTACCACCCAACCTTCAAAACTGATCGCTCCTTTGCGGTCAAGAGGGCTGGAATTGTTCTTTACCTATGTGCCGGACGATGCACTCAGGTCATTTGTGATCTCGGTAGCAGAGAAGGAAGCTATCTCAATTTCAGATGATGGGTACGATGCCCTTCTTTATTATGCAGGGGGTAATGTTTCCAAAGCCCTTCTGACACTTCAGTTCGCGGTTATGAACCATCCCGGTAAAACGATCACAGGGGAAATTCTTTATGAAGAAGCGCTAGGTGATGTGTCGAAAAATGTGACCGAGCTTCATAATGCTGCTATTGAGCATGATGTACTGAAGGCAAGAAAACTGATCGATACGCTTCTTATCGAAGAAGGTTTTACGGGGGACGAGGTATTGCAGCAGTTACATTCTGTGGTCGTGGAATCCGGTAGGGTTGAAGGTGAGGTTGCAAAGGCCATCTGCAGGATTGCGGACACGGATGCAATGGTTATAGACAGTGCTAATCCACGGATCCATCTGGAGAAGTTGGTTACGGAACTTTATTGA